In a single window of the Colius striatus isolate bColStr4 chromosome 21, bColStr4.1.hap1, whole genome shotgun sequence genome:
- the LOC133627508 gene encoding acrosin-like, giving the protein MMKLLLILTLLALYCRPASGSWEGCGASCGRQLKASSSGPLRVVGGTNAAPGTWPWIVSLQRPWGKRTKHFCGGSLINPQWVLTAAHCFDKFRKIAKWRVVIGTTKLSQLGPEAQVRRIKRLLRHEAYWQATAENDIAVLELDQPIQCNEHVQLACLPQPDDVKLSELKNCQVAGWGSTVARSTEPEISDVLQEAKVHLIDTKLCNSSQWYTGAVHSYNLCAGYPQGGIDTCQGDSGGPLACQDSHADYYWVVGLTSWGKGCAREKQPGIYTSTQHFYNWILEHMGRHQEEAAAPPLSQPVSTSAPSQTPRPGATQPGSSTSCAFACRKALKFLSLLRGLLRFLMGRGA; this is encoded by the exons ATGATGAAGCTCCTGCTCATCCTCACCCTGCTGGCTCTGTACTGCAGGCCTGCAAGCGGCTCATGGGAAGGCTGTGG GGCGAGCTGCGGGCGCCAGCTCAAGGCTTCTTCCTCTGGGCCGTTGCGCGTCGTGGGTGGCACAAATGCGGCTCCGGGGACCTGGCCCTGGATCGTCAGCCTCCAGCGCCCCTGGGGAAAACGCACcaagcatttctgtggagggtcCCTCATCAACCCACAGTGGGTGCTCACAGCAgcccactgctttgacaagttcag GAAAATCGCCAAGTGGCGCGTGGTGATCGGGACCACAAAGTTGTCTCAGCTGGGCCCCGAGGCCCAAGTGCGACGCATCAAGCGGCTGCTGCGTCACGAGGCCTACTGGCAGGCCACAGCTGAGAATGACATTGCTGTGCTGGAACTGGACCAGCCCATCCAGTGCAATGAGCACGTCCAGCTGGCCTGTTTGCCTCAACCCGATGACGTGAAGCTGTCGGAGCTGAAAAACTGCCAGGTGGCTGGTTGGGGATCCACAGTTGCACGAT ccacaGAGCCAGAAATATCCgatgtgctgcaggaggccaaggttcACCTCATCGATACCAAGCtctgtaacagcagccagtggtacacaggggctgtgcacagctacaacctgtgtgccgggTACCCACAGGGTGGTATCGacacctgccag gGTGACAGTGGTGGTCCCCTCGCCTGCCAAGACAGCCACGCTGACTACTACTGGGTCGTTGGactgaccagctgggggaaaggctgtgcaagagaaaaacagccTGGCATCTACACCAGCACTCAGCACTTTTATAACTGGATCCTGGAGCACATGGGACGGCACcaagaagaggcagcagctcctccactgTCACAGCCTGTGTCCACCTCAGCCCCCTCTCAGACACCAAGGCCAGGTGCAACACAACCAGGCAGCTCCACGTCCTGTGCCTTTGCATGCCGGAAGGCGTTGAAGTTCCTGAGTTTGCTGCGGGGGCTCCTGCGGTTCCTGATGGGAAGAGGGGCTtga